The Leucobacter rhizosphaerae genome includes a region encoding these proteins:
- a CDS encoding ABC transporter permease, giving the protein MSESHSAPQSAPQQPARGAKPPIVHFVAPIDETPVVAVDAVRIAEKKSTLWLDAWRDMRRRPMFWISAAIILLVGLVSLLPGLFTQVDPRACSLAFSNAGPEAGHPLGFNKQGCDVYSRIVYGASTSVSVGLLVILITFVVGTVMGALAGFFGGIMDTILSRLGDIFFSIPYILAAVVVMSVLSDHRNPFVIALAIGGFSWPITARIVRSEILRVKNADFVMASESLGLSRPRTLLRHVLPNSIAPAIVVTTISLASAIVAEATLSFLGVGLPPGDYISWGNDISAAQLSLRTDPMPLIYPSIALTVTVLGFILLGEVVRDALDPKARARR; this is encoded by the coding sequence ATGTCTGAGTCGCACTCCGCACCGCAGTCTGCTCCGCAGCAGCCCGCGCGCGGCGCGAAGCCGCCCATCGTCCACTTCGTGGCCCCGATCGACGAGACGCCCGTCGTCGCCGTCGACGCGGTCCGGATCGCCGAGAAGAAGTCGACGCTCTGGCTCGACGCGTGGCGCGACATGCGCCGCCGCCCGATGTTCTGGATCTCCGCCGCGATCATCCTGCTCGTGGGCCTCGTCTCGCTGCTGCCGGGTCTCTTCACGCAGGTGGATCCGCGGGCCTGCTCGCTGGCGTTCTCGAACGCGGGGCCGGAGGCCGGTCACCCGCTCGGGTTCAACAAGCAGGGCTGCGACGTCTACTCGCGCATCGTCTACGGCGCCTCGACGTCGGTCTCCGTCGGTCTGCTCGTGATCCTCATCACGTTCGTGGTGGGCACGGTCATGGGCGCGCTCGCCGGCTTCTTCGGCGGCATCATGGACACGATCCTGTCCCGTCTGGGCGACATCTTCTTCTCGATCCCCTACATCCTCGCGGCCGTCGTCGTGATGAGCGTGCTGTCGGATCACCGCAACCCGTTCGTCATCGCGCTCGCGATCGGCGGGTTCTCGTGGCCGATCACCGCGCGCATCGTGCGCAGCGAGATCCTGCGGGTGAAGAACGCGGACTTCGTGATGGCGTCGGAGTCGCTCGGGCTGTCGCGCCCCCGCACGCTGCTGCGGCACGTGCTGCCGAACTCGATCGCCCCCGCGATCGTCGTCACGACCATCTCGCTCGCGTCGGCGATCGTGGCCGAGGCGACGCTGTCGTTCCTGGGCGTCGGGCTGCCCCCCGGCGACTACATCAGCTGGGGCAATGACATCAGTGCGGCGCAGCTCTCGCTCCGCACCGATCCGATGCCGCTGATCTACCCGTCCATCGCGCTGACCGTCACCGTGCTGGGCTTCATCCTGCTGGGCGAGGTCGTTCGCGACGCGCTCGATCCGAAGGCGAGGGCTCGGCGATGA
- a CDS encoding dipeptide ABC transporter ATP-binding protein, whose translation MSEHNPQGGEAFMQPLLRVRDLKVAFKVDRAMNEVLHGIDLDVYPGETVAIVGESGSGKSTTMHAVMNLLPGTGRITEGSVLWNGRELVGIHRRDMESIRGREIGLVPQDPMSNLNPVWSVGFQVEEAIRANGVAKGRKAVRERAVEVLQQAGLQDAEKRMKQFPHQFSGGMKQRALIGIGLSADPQLLIADEPTSALDVTVQRVVLDHLAKMTSELGTAVVFITHDLGLAAERAEKLIVMYKGNIVESGPSREILERPQHPYTKRLVSAAPSLASRRIGSDAELPAAPTESFDVAALTASARETVAHGQPMIEVADLGKVYKIRKGNFSSEDFHAVSDATFTVNKGETLALVGESGSGKSTIAKMVLQLEKPTSGSIRIAGKETAGLSGKGLFDLRRTLQPVFQDPYGSLDPLTNIGNTIMEPLKIHGVGDAASRKARVLELLDQVALPRELASRYPNELSGGQRQRVAVARGLALKPDILILDEAVSALDVLVQAQILDLLAELQRELGLTYLFITHDLAVVRLIADRVCVMQKGRIVEQATTEEVFERPQQEYTKNLLAAIPGAHIELGV comes from the coding sequence ATGAGCGAACACAACCCACAGGGGGGCGAGGCGTTCATGCAGCCGCTGCTCCGCGTGCGCGACCTGAAGGTCGCGTTCAAGGTCGATCGGGCGATGAACGAGGTGCTGCACGGCATCGATCTCGACGTCTACCCGGGCGAGACCGTCGCGATCGTCGGCGAGTCGGGTTCCGGCAAGTCGACCACGATGCACGCGGTCATGAACCTGCTTCCCGGCACGGGCCGGATCACCGAGGGCTCGGTGCTCTGGAACGGGCGCGAGCTCGTCGGGATCCACCGGCGCGACATGGAGTCGATCCGCGGTCGCGAGATCGGTCTCGTGCCCCAGGACCCGATGTCCAACCTGAACCCGGTGTGGTCGGTCGGGTTCCAGGTCGAGGAGGCGATCCGGGCGAACGGCGTCGCGAAGGGCCGCAAGGCGGTGCGCGAGCGCGCCGTCGAGGTGCTGCAGCAGGCCGGGCTGCAGGACGCCGAGAAGCGCATGAAGCAGTTCCCGCACCAGTTCTCGGGAGGCATGAAGCAGCGTGCGCTCATCGGCATCGGGCTCTCCGCCGACCCGCAGCTGCTGATCGCGGACGAGCCGACCTCGGCGCTCGACGTCACGGTGCAGCGGGTGGTCCTGGATCACCTCGCGAAGATGACGAGCGAGCTCGGCACGGCCGTGGTGTTCATCACGCACGACCTCGGCCTCGCCGCCGAGCGCGCCGAGAAGCTGATCGTGATGTACAAGGGCAACATCGTGGAGTCGGGGCCGAGCCGCGAGATCCTCGAGCGTCCGCAGCATCCGTACACGAAGCGGCTCGTCTCGGCCGCGCCCAGTCTGGCCTCGCGCCGGATCGGGAGCGATGCCGAGCTGCCCGCCGCGCCGACCGAGTCGTTCGACGTCGCCGCGCTCACCGCGAGCGCGCGCGAGACGGTGGCGCACGGTCAGCCGATGATCGAGGTCGCGGATCTCGGCAAGGTGTACAAGATCCGGAAGGGCAACTTCAGCTCCGAGGACTTCCACGCCGTGTCCGACGCCACGTTCACCGTGAACAAGGGCGAGACACTCGCGCTCGTGGGGGAGTCCGGCTCGGGCAAGTCCACGATCGCGAAGATGGTGCTGCAGCTCGAGAAGCCGACCTCGGGGAGCATCCGGATCGCCGGCAAGGAGACCGCCGGGCTCTCCGGCAAGGGCCTCTTCGATCTGCGGCGCACGCTGCAGCCGGTGTTCCAGGATCCCTACGGTTCGCTCGATCCGCTCACCAACATCGGCAACACGATCATGGAGCCGCTGAAGATCCACGGCGTGGGCGACGCTGCGAGCCGCAAGGCCCGGGTGCTCGAGCTGCTCGATCAGGTGGCGCTGCCGCGCGAGCTGGCGAGCCGGTACCCGAACGAGCTCTCGGGCGGGCAGCGGCAGCGCGTCGCGGTCGCGCGCGGGCTGGCGCTGAAGCCCGACATCCTCATCCTCGACGAGGCGGTGTCGGCCCTCGACGTGCTGGTGCAGGCGCAGATTCTGGATCTCCTCGCGGAGCTGCAGCGCGAGCTGGGGCTGACCTACCTGTTCATCACGCACGACCTCGCGGTCGTCCGGCTCATCGCGGATCGTGTGTGCGTGATGCAGAAGGGACGGATCGTGGAGCAGGCGACGACCGAGGAGGTCTTCGAGCGCCCGCAGCAGGAGTACACGAAGAACCTGCTGGCCGCGATCCCCGGTGCACATATCGAGCTCGGGGTGTAG
- a CDS encoding multidrug effflux MFS transporter, whose product MRPESPRLTPGLLVVLAVIAAVGPLATDMYLPAFTDIATDLGSNPSSVQLTLTTFMLGLGIGQLFLGPLSDRWGRRGVLIIALAVFAASSIAMTFTPNVEIFIALRTVQGLSGAAGIVLSRAVIADTEKGSAAVRAFSLLAMMVAIAPLIAPLAGGVISEFWGWRGVLAVVAAVTVLMFALACLFVHESLPRDQRHVGGISRTLANFARLIRDRNFLLLMVVVGMAFGTLLAYISASPFVAQVMLGMSPTQFSLAFAVGALSMVAANLLNARFAGRASPIRMLLIGSGLVLLAAVAMTVFATTGTLTAAGFIPSAFVLSGGVALVMANTSAIALGLADFARGSGSALLGASQFLGGSIVSPIVGAWGEHTALPMALTMLTTSAIAIVCVLVVLRSRRV is encoded by the coding sequence ATGAGGCCGGAATCGCCCCGACTGACCCCCGGCCTGCTCGTCGTGCTCGCGGTGATCGCCGCGGTCGGGCCGCTCGCGACCGACATGTATCTGCCGGCCTTCACGGACATCGCCACCGACCTCGGCTCGAATCCCTCCTCGGTGCAGCTCACCCTCACCACGTTCATGCTCGGGCTCGGGATCGGCCAGCTCTTCCTCGGCCCGCTCTCCGACCGCTGGGGGCGGCGCGGGGTGCTCATCATCGCGCTGGCGGTGTTCGCGGCGTCGAGCATCGCGATGACGTTCACCCCGAACGTCGAGATCTTCATCGCCCTGCGCACCGTGCAGGGGTTGTCGGGCGCCGCCGGCATCGTGCTGAGCCGCGCGGTGATCGCCGACACCGAGAAGGGCTCCGCCGCGGTGCGCGCGTTCAGCCTGCTTGCCATGATGGTGGCGATCGCGCCCCTGATCGCGCCGCTCGCCGGCGGGGTGATCAGCGAGTTCTGGGGCTGGCGCGGTGTGCTCGCGGTGGTCGCGGCCGTGACGGTGCTGATGTTCGCGCTCGCGTGCCTCTTCGTGCACGAGTCGCTCCCGCGGGACCAGCGCCACGTGGGCGGCATCAGCCGCACCCTCGCGAACTTCGCGCGCTTGATCCGGGATCGGAACTTCTTGCTCCTGATGGTGGTCGTGGGCATGGCGTTCGGCACGCTGCTCGCCTACATCTCGGCGTCGCCGTTCGTCGCCCAGGTGATGCTCGGCATGTCGCCGACGCAGTTCTCCCTCGCGTTCGCGGTGGGCGCCCTGTCGATGGTCGCTGCGAATCTGCTGAACGCGCGCTTCGCCGGGCGTGCCAGCCCGATCCGGATGCTCCTCATTGGCAGTGGTCTCGTGCTGCTCGCCGCGGTGGCGATGACGGTGTTCGCGACGACCGGCACGCTGACGGCGGCGGGATTCATCCCGAGCGCGTTCGTGCTGAGCGGCGGGGTGGCGCTCGTCATGGCGAACACTTCGGCGATCGCACTGGGCCTCGCCGATTTCGCCCGCGGGTCGGGATCCGCGCTCCTCGGCGCCTCCCAGTTCCTGGGCGGCAGCATCGTGTCCCCGATCGTGGGCGCGTGGGGCGAGCACACGGCGCTGCCGATGGCGCTCACGATGCTGACGACCTCGGCCATCGCGATCGTGTGCGTGCTCGTGGTTCTGCGGTCCCGCCGCGTCTAG